The genomic window GTGGTGTTGGTGGAgttgggggggttttgggggttttcctcCAGCGCGTTGCCAGAGTCCTCTTCCTTGTGAGCCGCCTGGCCGGCGATGTTGTCGTCCGAGCTATAGTCTAGATCGCTGTCCATGGAGAAactttcctccttgcctttcgCGTCCTCTTCTGCTTTGGGGTCCTCCTTCCCCTGGCCCCGGAGAGCCCCGGCTGGAAGCGAAGCGGAGGCCTTTCGTTAGCGTTTGGTACCCGCCGGCCTCCGGCCACCgctccccccctccgcccccggccCACAGGTCCCTCACCCGAAAACTGTCGGCTTTGGGGGTTttcgcggggggggggtgtgtggggtgtgtgtgtgtgagggtggggtgggggtgccgCTTTTTTTTTTCGCGTGGCTTTCGCTCGGGCTGGGCTCGTTATTTTCCTCCAGCGGCGGGGGCTCGacgcctccctcctcccttctcctcgGCCGGCCTCGGGACCCCCGGGGGCCgaccctgcctcctcccaggggGTCCCCCGTCCCCGGGGCCGCCCCTTCCCGCCGACCCCCTCCCAGCCCGCCccggcggaggggggcggggggtgggcgacgcgcggagcgggcggcgggaccccgctcccccccggccccctccccgcccgcccccccccccccgccggcgccgGCGCTCACTCACCGAGGGAGGCCTGGACGGCGTCGGCGGCGGGGAAGGGCAGGAGGGCTCCGTCCTTCCCCAGGAAGGCTTTGCCATCGTCGCCGCCGCCGTCCGGGGGTATCCCCTCGGCTTTATCGAAGTTCCCCGGGGCTGCGAACTTCCTGGCGGCCTCCTGGTgctggggggaggcggggaaggtGCCGGGCAGCGTGGCCATGAGGGTGGAGGTGAGGGCCATGCCCTGAGCCAGGCTGGAGCAGAAACCcgtgggcaggctggggagctggtggtggtggggatgcgCGGGGGGCAGCGCCGGTTGCAGGGCGCCCTGCGGTagcgccgggggcggcggggggggcggcggcagcaCCACGGGCCGGTAGGGCATGAACATGGGGTAGCCGGTGTAGACGAAgtggccgggggcgggcggcggggggctgccgaTGAGCGAGTCGATGCTGAAGGCCGTGCTGCTTCCCAGCGGGCGCTGCATCATCATCAGCGAGGGCTGGAAAGCCGCGCTCatgccggagcggcggcggcagcgaccaccttcctcctcctcctcctcctcctcctcctcttcttcctcctcctcctcctcctcagagccGGGGCGCAGCGCCCAAGCGTGGGGCAGagccggggcggagcggggccgcggcccgccgccgccgcccgcacaTCGGGGCtggccccccgcccgccgccaccgccgccgccgccgtccgccCCCGCggagcccgcccgccgccgccgccgctctgccCGCCCGCGCTCCCCCGCGCCCATTCACATTTTGCCCGGCTGGGAACCCGGCCCGCCCCACGTGGCCACCGCCGCCGCTTTCCATTGGGCGGGAGGGCGGAGGGGCGGGGACGAGAGGCGAGACCACGCCCctagcacctcctccctctctccctccctctctctctccctctcccccccccatccccggtgTTCCCCGTCCAGCACCGCCCGACGGGGCGGCCCACGCGTGAGCACCCACtctcacccacccccacccccacgcggGTCGCCCTGCCAGGGACCCACGCTGCCCCCGGGGACCTCCGTGGGCTCCCCAGGGCGTGTGACAGCCCCCATCAGACACAGCAATTTGGTGCCTCCAAAGCGCTgaatcccccccccctttttaaaaaaataaaaaaaaaaaaagtccactatTTTATTCAcgcttttcttccccccccccccccccccttgtttttgGTGAAAAGCCCCCAAATAGGCTCCATGTGGTTCTGGGTAAAGTCAGCCCCTGGCTTGGCTTTGAAATTGCTTCTGCAATTATGTAAAAGAGCCATTCAGCAACACGGCGGAATTAAAAGCGGTGGAGGGCTGCTCCCTTTTCTCCGGCGAGCCTCTCATGTTGGCCGGCTCAAAGCCTTTTCCAACACGACGTCTTTGGCGCGGACAAaagctggaacaaaaaaaaaaaaaaaggaaaaagaaaaaaaaaaaaaagcccccaaacttgTAAATTGAACGTCAAGGGAACTTTACACAATTTCAAAGGCCATAAATAATGATAAAGGGACCAGGCGAAGAGGCAAACCCAGGCAATTAATGGAGGTTCCCAAGCAAAGATCAAGtggtttggaaaataaaattaaatgcaaaaaaaaggaaaaaaaaaaaaaaaaaggagaggtgtTGGCTGGGGGTGGGATCCCTCATGCCTTTGGGGAGTTGAAGCCTTCCCGGGACAATGGTGCTGGCTGCGCCTCTGGGcttggttttggggggcttttggGCACAACCCCCGACTAAAAGTGGCTTCTGGGGGGGGTGCCCCCAAAACCAAGGGTCAGTGGGAGATCCTGATCCTGATCCTGCCTGGCCTGCCTGCTTAGGAAGCTCTTAATGACCAGCCGCTCATTTTTAGCTAATTGATGCTCATATTTTCCGGAGCAGAATGGCAGAGGTCAGACCGGGGGGGGGCTGCACACCCTGAGAGGAAGGTGACTCCCCCCTCATGGCAGGCGGGCCGGTGGGTCCCAAAGGTGGGTACAGCAATGCTCTGTGCCCCAAATCCTACCCCTCTCAGCCGCCCGCCCTTCAGGCCCCCCCAAAATCCAGAGGGCGCGTGGGGGCGAGGCAAGGGGTGAGGGGTCCCTCCAACATTGGCACAGCTGCACGTCTcaagggacacccccccctcaAAGTGATGGGggctttcctcccccccccaaatgggGTTTGTCCCCTGGGGGGGTTGTCACAACCTCCTGCCCGGGCCTCAGCAAGTGACATttacagcctcccccccccccaaaaaaaacccaaaacatttgctGCTGATTCCCACCACTGCACCTCAGCGGCTTCCCCAAATGGGGGACTGGGTGCTGCCCCCACCCCATGCCCAGATATCTGGGTCAGTTTATCCCTCCACATTTCCAGCCCACATCTGAAACCGTTCTTTTCTTGGCAGAAATGATTATGGGGGGTTATTGCTTTTGGGCCTTGGCACAGTTTCACCACCCTGTCCCAGTCTGGCTCCCCAACCCCATTTTGCCACAGCTGTTGGGGTGCTGAGCCCCACTGGGTGCCTGGAGCGggagttttggggtccccccctccccaatgccGCGTTTCTGCCAGAGAAACAATTTTTCCCTGCGATGTGGCAAATGGGACAGGGTGGATGGCCATCCAAGCAGCTGCCGCtatggatttggggggggggggtgggtgtgtatGCGTGCACACGCTTTTGGGGCCCATCTCTGACTTCAAGGGACTGGGAAAAGTTTACTTATACAGCTCATTTCCATATGTCCCAGCTCTGTCTTGCGGAGGCCACCATATGTGTGGTAGCACGGCGCTCGGGATTTTTCCCAGCACAGCGCCAGCGAGGTTTTGATCTCCCCCGTCGATGCTTCGTAGCTGCACGCGTGGTTAtttctctcaaatatttttttttccctttctccccccttccccatcaTCTAGCAGGCGTCATCGGATTGCAGCCCGTCTCCTGCCTCCCGCTCGTTCCAACTGCAGCGGATGGAGCTGAGCAAAACCCTCCAGCCCCCCAAATCAGCAGCATCCCCCGCTTCTCCCAAACCCAACTAGAGCGGGCTGGAAATCCTTGCGGAAAAGCAAAGCTTTCGTTTAAATAGAAAAGTGTGGAGGGGGTGTGGAAAATCATCTCTTTTCAGGAAACTGCGTTAGATTGCGGAAAGGGGAGATAATTAGGCATGGTAATCTGGCAGGGCATGGAAATGTGTACCAACACCCAGATCCTGCAGCTGTTTTTATTGTCAGCCCTCTTCAAAATTTGCCCACAAACAAGTGCCTTTGCAAGACGGGAGTATTATTTCAGACGAGAATAGCCTTTTTGTTCGGCACATAATTAGCTGATTTTTCTCCCGGAGAAAAACGTCGGCGATCTCTGATTGTCAGAGAAGCAACCGGAGCGTGATTGTGTCTGGGAAGTGTAACAGGCGGGAGGGAggcaaggggcaggcaggggagcccGGCCAGCCACCCCCGCACCCCACGGGGGGGACCCCCACCGCCACTGGGACACGGCAAGAGCCTTTCGCAGGGGCTGTAAATCTGAGTATATGGGAGAAATCGGTATTTTGGAGGGTCAtgcttggcgggggggggggggcagaagccCTTTTCCCCCTGGGCTGTAGCGTGGGTGCAGACCTGGTCCAGCTCCAAATGTGGCACCCAGGGGCTGCTCGGGGGGCTCCCACATCACCCCGCGTAGGGACTGTGGAGGAGCAGGTGGCTTCTGGtaggtttccccccccccccccccccccccccgccccaagccctTCCCAGGAAAGGAGCATCAGATCTGTAGTGGCATCTTTGAACTGggcagattgggggggggggggggggcagtgtctGTGACTTTGGCGGCCTCTTGACTGGCAAGTGCTAAATAAACCGTGGGCTTTTGCCCCAAATCGGGGTAGGGAGGCGGTACAGCTTTTCGCAGCGAAGAAGTGAAACAGGGGAAccgggaaggaagaggaaaactgGGAGGTGCTCGAAGCCTTCCTGCTGCGGGTCCGTAGGGTGGCAGAGGTCAGAGCATCCCTTCGCCCGGGATGGCGGCTCGACCCACGgtgtgcctgggggggggctgatggCTGCTCCTTTGGGCACCTCCAGCCTGTTCGTAGGGAGCTGTGCTGTGGGGTTTCCGTGGGGCACACGGGTTCGTGTTCATCCTCCCACCGGGcttcggggtgggggggtggtgctgGTGGGATGCATTATTTGGAGCAAGGTGCTGGTCTCTGAGGCTGCTgggccactggggggggggggggggtgggggggagcagctTTGTTTTGCAGAGACTGACAAAACCAGTGAGTTTATCAAAAGCAAAACTCAGGCTTGTGGAGACCCTAGCTAGGTAATTCTTGCGAGACCCTCTGCCTTCACCGCGGAAATTTTAATTGCATGGGAAACGTCACCAAAAGCATCTCACCCTACTGtgcttttaaagtgattttttttttcctctagggaAGAGGGGTGGGCAAGGAGGGAGGCCATGAGCAAAACtaccccccctctcccccccccctccccaaatcagcCTGTACGTAATGATGGCGGGATTAGGTGAGAGCGCTGAATCCCAAAATAAGGGATGCTGCCGGGACTCTCCATCCTTACGCCGTCACCCCttgcagggaagggctgcaggagccGGGAGcaacagggatggggagggggggaagagcaggATTTAGCCCTCGGCAAAGGCGTGCTGGCTGGGTCCGGAGgggtgcggggccgggggggggtcctgccGCCGGATGCCACCCGCCGCCCCACGCGTGCCCGCTGCAGTCCCGGgacccccctcccgcctccccgtTTCGGCTTccaagcaggggaaaagaaaaaaacccaacaactcccCCCAACCCAACTCCAAACCCCTTTATTCGTCGTTTAATCCCATTAACTCCTTCGCGTGTTCCCGTCCGAACTCATTTCAGGCTGAGAActcggggggggcggggggtgtgggggggtgtcctcTCCCCGCAACTTTCACCCCACGCACGGGAGATGTGCTGCTGAGTtgtttagtttggggtttgggggttgggttttttggtggtttatttttttttctgtggcttccccccccgcccctcgtttgtggtggtttgttggggtttttttttaaacaaacttgaaGGCGCTCGGGATTTTCGGGTTAGGAAAAAGGAGGGTAAAAGGGCAAAAATAACGCCgtgcaggttaaaaaaaagaaagaaagaaaaagaaagaaagaaagaaagaaagaaatttggcTTCGGTAATCACAGTTCATAGCCGGAAATTCGTTCGGATGAGGGGAGATaagcttccccccctccccttttaaATTGATATGTATTTAAATAACCGGAGTCCAAATATTTTAAGAGCACTAAAGGAGACCTTGATAAAACGCATCGGTACGGAGAGATTATCTCTAGCACCGGAAAACCacccgcacacacacacgctctcgTTCACGGCTTTTCTCGGAATATAGTTGAGAAATCCGCCAGTTTAAAAATCCCGAATAAAAGTCTAAAATATTCCCAGGTCAGAGGGGCACCGTCTCATTAAAACCAGCGCGGTCCTGAAACTGCACTGCAGACATTAAAGTGCAGTATTTTTCAATTAGAGCTGACGAATTCAATCAAAATTCCATAGATTAGGATGAAATGAGGCATGGGTCATTTACAGGGGAATTTAATTGCAGAGCCATTAGACAAATAGTATATTTGCCATTCTCACATTATCCATCATTTTAGACATCAATAGAAGGAACAGCATCTTTACTAATACAGCAGCACTTCCCAATCTCTGCCTGTAAACACTCCCTTTCCCCACAGCTCCTGATTATATCTGATTTCATTTAAAGCCATGGGGGATTATAAATGTTCCTGCAATCAGGTTCATTAGGACTTCAAAAATCTCATTTCTGATTTGTATTGCTTTGCGGATCACCCGCCTCAGCGCAGCCTGCGCGATGCCTCTCtcggctttaaaaaaaaagaaaaataataaaatatcaaatgCTATTTCATTACGACTTCGGGGCTTCATTATCACCCCGATGAGCCCCTTTTCAGCCACCGAGAAGGTTACGGGGAGCACGCCCGGCTTCCCACCGGGACCCCCTCCAGCACCCCTCCTTTCACCCCGCAGCCGCCCCGGAGGGGCCCGATCCTGCCCGCGGCAGCGGCTTCGCAGGGACCCCGGAGTGGGCAAACACCCGAAGGGTCGGCAAagccttttttggggggtggggtgggtgctCTCCTTAATTCTCCCCAGCTGTTTAACCAGCTCCTTGCAAACAGAGACGTGTGTGCATCAGGGCGGGTAATTCTtattatttggaaattatttttgcagccGCTGCCGGCCGGGACCATCGGCTGTTTATTGCTGCAGGGTGGAAAACCGAGACGGACCAGCCCCcgccacaagaaaaaaaacaggcgAGGAGCGAAGGTCTCTGACATTTTTTCCTTAATAGCAGCGTAATATTAACCGCCTTTCACAAAAGACGCGCATCCagatagacttaaaaaaaaaagaccaaccaaaaaaaccccacaaaccactACGCCAACAGAAAAGCCTTCATTTCACCCAAATGTATGGTGTGCGCAGCTCTGTGTTAGCTGCCTCAGTAATTTAATTGGAATGAAACgtgaaaaatgtgtcattttttgaAGAATTTATGCATCGCTTCCTGGAAATCTCATTGTCTTAACTAGCAGCCTACTGTGTTCTGTTTAGCAGGCATAATCGCATTTTTATGTGTCTCCGTATTATAAGTTAATGTGACCTCTCGTCTTtagctgctggaaaaaaaaataataaaaatgatccTTTCCCATaacatctgcattaaaaaaaaaggcgacggcaggagagaaagaaaaaaaaaatatatctctctTCCCAAAATCTCCTTTGCCAGCCCGCCAAAGTTACCAGCCCAAGCGGGCGAGCCCGCAGCATCACCCCGCCCCGAGCCCCGCCCGCTGCGCTCCCACCGCCGCCGGCAGAACGGCCTAAACCGCGgggggggacccccccaaaacgcccgaaagtaatttttttaacgttttttcccttcttttctttgggTTTCGCTGTCGGCCCGctcccccgcctcccgcccgccgcggccggctCCCCCCGCCGTGCCCACGGCGCCCCCTGCTGGCCGCGGGGCGCCGCGCAGCCAGCGCGCGGGGCGGCAACCCACGCGTGTCCGCGGCGGTTCCCCTCCTCCTGCGCCCTTTCAGCCTTCCCCGACCGCCCCCCAGCCGcctttctttccccccaccccccgcccccctaGCCCTACGGCGATGTTCCCCAGCACagaccagatattttttttattttatttttttttttattctccctttgATGTGCCTCTTTGATGtgcttttgggtttgggtttttgccCCAGCGGTAGCTGCGGGATGGGGAGCCGAGGTCacgggtgtgggggggaaggatGTGATCACCTGGCGGGACTCTATCGCCATGCAAACTTGCCCCATACAGATGTAAAACATGCCATTCTTCTCAGTCGGGGGACCGCACAAAAGATGAAAGACTCATCAGAAGCACCAAAATTTAGATTTGGCTGGTTCAAACGCACCGTGACCCAGCCAGGACTCATTTTCCCTAAATCCCCTTCAattgcccgccccccccccccccccccccctgacCACTGAAACGAACCATGAAGTAAACCAGCCACTAAAGTCACGAGCTGCCGGGACTCAAGGTGTGGCGGAGATTTGGCGTGGCTCTTTGCCGTGGGGCGTTCCTGTGTGGGACAGGTCTCAGACGGGGGACACAGGGGTTGATGAGGAGCCTGGCAATGCCCTTGCACATCTGTACACATCTTAAAGGGCAAGGGAAGGTGGGGAAGCAGCAGGTGgaagctgggggcgggggagtgGGATTTATTTTCCCTCCCCATTTCCACACAACTTGCTCCACGGGCACCGGCTCTGGGAGCCAGAGGTGCTGCCAGGCACCCTGCGCACATTGGCTGTCTAACCCACAATAGTGTTGGGTGCGGGTGCAAAGTCCAGTCAAACGTGCAAAAAGGCTGATTTATTTACTTACATATTTTTAACTAGCAAGCGTAATTAAGCAGTGGAGCAATTTGGCGAGCGCCGTGGCAGAGCTGCTAACATGAGGACAGCTGTTCTTCCAAGGGGCACGTGCGCACGCTCGCTTTGGTTCcacagaaattaatttggggAGCCTGAGGGTCTGGGAAAACAGATCCTTGCTCCTCCTGGTACCTTTTGCCAAGTCATTGTGTGAAATGAAAGCCCAAATTCCTTCACTTTGGGCTGCCACAGGGCTTTCCAGCCCCTCCGTGTGCTGGATGGGCGCGGGAGGTGCTGGTACATCCCTTGGAGCGTGAGGAGCTGGGAGAAATAGGGGCTGTGCCACCCCCCGCCTCTGGTCCTGCGTGGAGTAACCAGCTCTTTCTTGGTGGCATCAACAtcaaaaaatagattttttggTCTATTTTAAAGACTATATTAATGCCACTGGGTATTGCATCCTGCTAACAGCTTCCACGCTGCACCTCTCGTCCCAGTTCTGCTTGTGCCACTCACAGGGGAGATTTATCCAAGGGGATTTGATGCCCACGTGGGCTGATTTTAGTCATCTGCCATGCATGCTTGCCTTTGCACACCTGAGGAGCCCCGCTGCTTCGCACAGATCCTTTATAATGAGTATTATTCATATCTGCAGCATGCTCGTAACAGCTACTAATCATTTTATTACTCTTTATAATCTATTTAAAgcacaattagaaaaaaatctatacAAAGTTACAGCCGAAAGCACATTTTAGTTACATTATAAATCCCTGAAAAACAACCATCTATCACGAAAACCGGCTCTCCTCCGCTTGGCTGACAGAAATGGATGCTGCTGCGCTACACCGAGGGATGACGAAGTAAGGGAGGGCTGGACGGCAGACCTCGGCCGGCTCCTCTCGGCCCTTCAAAGCACGACTCCTTCGGGTTCCAGCAGCAGGTAATTGTGCagaggcttgggcacaggcagcaagGGGATAAGGCAATGGCATTTGCTGCCAAACTTTTTCCGAATGGCAGAGCGGCATAAATGTTGCAGGCACCGGACTGTGCCCACCAGCCGGAAAAAGGACTCGTAGAATAGCTGGTGCTGCTgcaaagagagagggggagagaaaaaaacaagagcATCAGTTGGCTTGATTTTTTTGCCTGATTAAGCCAAACAAGCCAAGAGGTACTTTTGAGATGAAGAGCTAAGGGGAGGAGGTAGGAAACCCAGCGACGATGTTTGCCCGTGGGTTAGGGCTCCGTGCACTGACACGGATCCTGCAAGCCTTAAAGGCTGGGTGAGGAATTCTCCTGTGGAAGCACACGTGAAGAAACCCAGCCTCACCGCAGGCACTGTTTGGGGAGGATGATTTCATGCCCAccggcagcagcatccctgcagaaAGCCTTAGAGCTGACGCAGAAGACACCCGCTTGTTTCTGAGATGGGGAAACAAAGCAGGATAGGTCTGTGAAGCCTCAGCCTTTCCCTagcttggaattaaaaaaaaaaaatcacttctcaaTCCCCTAGAACATGCTGAAGaggtttctttgcatttcagcagcTGGCCCCCCCTCGCAGCCAAGCTAACCAAAGACCTGCGGGGGTAAGGCAGCAATCTGAGATCATTCAAGAGCAGGCTGCCCTTACCTGTTGCACATCTGGGGACAagctttttaaaaccaaaattagtGGTGTGGGCTCCTGCCAGGCAGTGGTCTGGCTCCAGGGTCACTTCCAAATGCTGGGATTGTATTTTATTGCAGGCCAGGGGCAGGAatgggggttttggtgttgatgAAGCTAAAGGGATGCAAAAAGCTGCTGTGATGAATTGGGTGTGCGGTGGTGCTCGGAGGaccgttcctttttttttccctccccacccaagTGAAGTTTGGGTGGGGAAAAACACCTCTCGGTAGGTAAAACCCCCTCCTCAGGGCTCGGCCATCCCTGCCAAAGCACCAGCGCCATCTCACCTGAAACACCTCCTCCGGCACGGCCTCGGCCCACTTCTCGGAGACGGAGATTTGAGAGTAGGAGTTGAAGAGGACTTCGATGATCTCCGGTACGGCTGCGCAGGATTTCAGTACCTAGTCGTGGGCAATGGGGAGGGTGTTCAGACAGAGatggatgtcccagaggggcagAGCATCCACGCGCTGCAGCCACGGCTTGTCCCACCCCACCACGGTCCAGGCTGGGATAGTCCCATGTCGATATAAGGCAGGCGTAGGGTTTGTCCTGGCCTGCCTTGGAGATACTTCTCCATCTGTGAAGCAGTGGGAAGACCTGCCTCGCTGTGGCACTTCTTCCTCTGGATGCGGCCCTTGcttcttatttacatttttggCTTGTGTGTGATAATCCAggataatattttctttattgtttGATGTAAAATCAATGAAACGCAGAGCCATAAGGCAGCTGCACTGACGGCTGATGTACCAAGCCTGTCTCTGAGATCCCCAGGCGGGAAACTTGCCAGACCCCCCTGCCCATGCTGGCTCCATCCTACCCTTCACCCTGCCTGCTTTTCCCCACTGCCACAACACAGGTGTTTTCGTTTCCATCATTCCCAGCAGCATCGCCAACCCCGATGCCACGGTCCCCTCTCCCTTCCCGGATCTGGAAGCTCTTCCaaattctccccccccctccctggctTTTTATTTCCCAAAGCACCCCTACCCCAATTGCAAAATCCTGGGTGCCAGGGGATATACGGGAGCGGTTTTGGGGTTGGTACCTTGACGAAGGCGGGGGGCCATATCTTCTGGGAGCCGTGGTTGAGCAGCAGCTGGACGGTGAGGTGGGGCCGCAGCTCCTTCTTGAAAGCGGCGTTCTGCAGCACGCAGCCGAGGGGGGAGACGCCGTCGTAGTCGATGGCGTTGACGTCAGCCCCGCACCGCAGGAGGAAGCGCGCCAGGCCGGCGTTGGCGGCACCGCACGCCTTATGCAAGGGGCTCCTCCGCATCTCATCCCGGGCATCAATGTCGGCGCCGTGGGCAGCCAGCAGCCGGcaaagctgcaggcagccctCACCGGCGCCCGGTGCCTGCCCGCAGAGGACGCCGAGGGCCGTGTCCTCCTGCGCGCTGCGCGCGTCGACGCGTGCCCCGTGCCGCAGGTAGAGGCGGGCATGGTCGCAGAGGCAGTGCTTGGCCGCCACGTGGAGcgccgtctcctccccatcctcgcTGGGCAGGTTGACGATGGCCCCGTGTCTCAGCAGGAGCTTGGCGCATCTGCAAAGAGATGGGGAAGCTGGGGGGCTGCACCGCccaggtgggttttggggggcatGGGCTGGAGTGGGAGCTGTGAGGGACGATGAGGTCGGAAGCGGTGTGGGGTGAGGATGAGGGTCATGCTGGAGCTGGGCTCCCACAGGGGTTGTGGCACACGAGGATTTtgggagggagcagcagaggctggggagggtgaccctgtgccctggtgcctgCTGCAGTGGTGGTAATGGTGGTTTGGGCAATGTCTCCCTCTTGCCCTTGACCAGCATCATTCATGAACGGTCATCCCTGACCATCCTTGGCTATCTTGACCAGCATCATTCATGAATGGTCATCCCCGACCATCCTTGACTACATTGACCATCCTTGACCCACCAGGGTCCCACCATCCTAGACCCACCATGGAACAGTGATCCTTGTCCCAGCTGTGCCAGTGGTCGAGCAGCGCCGGGAGTGGTGCCCGCAGTTAGCCATGCCAGCTAGGTCAGTCCTGGCCAGTGAAGGATGCATCCAGTCACGATGAGGACACATAGGGTGATGGGCCCCTTTGTGCCATCAATCCGTCCATTGCAGTTTCATGTCCCGGCATGGGTGCAGCCTTGGGGTGCTATGGAGATGATCTATACAGTCCCACCCCTTGGCTGACATCCacagagcttctcagctgaaaacATCTTAAACCGCTGCCTCCATCTTAATCTGTGCTGGGACCAGGCTGACATGGAGCGAAATACTCGATAAAGGCTCTGTGCAGCAGAAGTGAGTTTGTGAGTTTGCTTTCGTATAAAAATGGATTCTCCTTCTCCCGCTAAGGGACCTAAACACCTGTTTGGGGTTCCTGCCCCAGAGAGGACTAAAGGATTGTGTTTTCTGCCCATCCTGAAAAGAAAGATCTTTGCAGGTGGTGTAAGCCTGCAGAAATGAGTTTTGCTGGCTTGTTTGGCACCCGGTGATGATGGAGCAGCAGCAACCTGCAGTTCCCAGGAGGAAAAGATCAAGGTAAGCAATCCTCCCCATCCTCAGTCGCTACTTGTACCTCTCTTTACCTCTAACATCACCATGTGTGGTTGCAAAGAGGCATCATGGCTGCTGCAAAGTGGGGACACTGGTTCCCATCAGAGCTTTCCGCCTGCATCCTTCTGACAACAGACGGGGATTAAAGATGCCTGGTATGCCCCaatgtgttttggtgttttttttccctttggcatTTGTGAGTAAATGGATGTGATCAGCCAGTCTAAGTGAATCAAAGTGACTGCTCCATCTCCTGCCGGGAGCCACTGGGGCTGGTGCGGCTCAATGTCACCGCCCGGGCAGGGCT from Accipiter gentilis chromosome 1, bAccGen1.1, whole genome shotgun sequence includes these protein-coding regions:
- the GBX2 gene encoding homeobox protein GBX-2; this encodes MSAAFQPSLMMMQRPLGSSTAFSIDSLIGSPPPPAPGHFVYTGYPMFMPYRPVVLPPPPPPPPALPQGALQPALPPAHPHHHQLPSLPTGFCSSLAQGMALTSTLMATLPGTFPASPQHQEAARKFAAPGNFDKAEGIPPDGGGDDGKAFLGKDGALLPFPAADAVQASLAGALRGQGKEDPKAEEDAKGKEESFSMDSDLDYSSDDNIAGQAAHKEEDSGNALEENPQNPPNSTNTTSTGKNRRRRTAFTSEQLLELEKEFHCKKYLSLTERSQIAHALKLSEVQVKIWFQNRRAKWKRVKAGNANSKTGEPSRNPKIVVPIPVHVSRFAIRSQHQQLEQARP
- the ASB18 gene encoding ankyrin repeat and SOCS box protein 18, which encodes MVSGARQLDVTTALLRKPPKKPPTTLAVVDGSPRAWHKDAHGHLQEPCKVPACRGLGPTHTGSSGMGELPGPVTEKLQISPKLDSEHPLTAHIPATKYYTALVTGDLRSLEVLTDRYYQDVNLVFEISKNELEWQVKSQASFGLSGLWSLEYKRELTTPLRLVARRGHAACLRHLLRRRADPNLALGGQGPLHEACLGGHTDCVELLLEHKADPNLRSDEGLAPLHLCTMQDSLGCAKLLLRHGAIVNLPSEDGEETALHVAAKHCLCDHARLYLRHGARVDARSAQEDTALGVLCGQAPGAGEGCLQLCRLLAAHGADIDARDEMRRSPLHKACGAANAGLARFLLRCGADVNAIDYDGVSPLGCVLQNAAFKKELRPHLTVQLLLNHGSQKIWPPAFVKVLKSCAAVPEIIEVLFNSYSQISVSEKWAEAVPEEVFQQHQLFYESFFRLVGTVRCLQHLCRSAIRKKFGSKCHCLIPLLPVPKPLHNYLLLEPEGVVL